A genomic window from Tolypothrix sp. PCC 7910 includes:
- the pap gene encoding polyphosphate:AMP phosphotransferase: MLDTLDLSLTLEKATYKSEIDRLMYQLRVLQTACWEKKLPVIVVLEGWAASGKGGLVKQMVSYIDPRGFKVHPIWAATPEERQYPFLWRFWRQLPPQGVISIFYHSWYTHVLEDRLFERVSNTQIPTLMGQINSFERQMVDDGVAIAKFWIHLSSKELKSRLKEYAKDPLTAWRVRKEDWQQQKHYDRYTAFAEEMLVQTSTGSSPWTLVEGDSQRWARVKVLTHLVATLTTALDRQQIKLPAPIIPPQAHLEPTEPDLLAQVDLSQSLSEVDYEEQLAREQIQLRQLQLSIHKHQIPVLVLFEGWDAAGKGGAIKRLTDILDPRSYFVHPFAAPSDEEKAHHYLWRFWRRLPTVGTIGIFDRSWYGRVLVERVEGFALETEWRRAYQEINEFEAQLTSAGYVLVKLWLHISPEEQLRRFTERQNDLFKQYKLTDEDWRNREKWPYYEVAVNQAIQRTTTPTAPWTIVAANNKYYARVKVVETVVNAIQAEIKRRKKANRFS, encoded by the coding sequence ATGTTAGATACACTAGATTTAAGCTTGACTTTAGAGAAAGCAACTTATAAGTCTGAGATTGACAGACTCATGTATCAACTGCGGGTGTTGCAAACTGCATGTTGGGAAAAAAAATTACCTGTGATTGTCGTCTTGGAAGGTTGGGCTGCTTCTGGTAAAGGTGGGTTGGTCAAGCAAATGGTATCTTATATTGACCCCCGTGGATTTAAAGTTCATCCTATTTGGGCTGCTACACCCGAAGAACGCCAGTATCCCTTTCTCTGGAGGTTTTGGAGACAACTACCCCCCCAAGGTGTAATCAGCATTTTTTATCATAGTTGGTACACCCATGTTTTAGAAGACCGTTTATTTGAGCGCGTGTCAAACACTCAAATCCCCACTTTAATGGGGCAAATTAATTCTTTTGAACGGCAAATGGTAGATGATGGAGTTGCGATCGCCAAATTTTGGATACATCTCAGCAGTAAAGAATTGAAAAGCCGCTTGAAAGAATATGCCAAAGATCCCCTCACAGCTTGGCGGGTACGTAAGGAAGACTGGCAGCAACAAAAACATTATGATCGCTATACGGCTTTTGCTGAGGAAATGCTAGTGCAAACTAGTACTGGTAGTTCTCCCTGGACTTTAGTAGAAGGGGATTCCCAACGCTGGGCTAGGGTAAAAGTGCTAACTCATCTAGTAGCTACTTTAACAACTGCGCTGGATAGACAACAAATCAAGCTTCCTGCGCCGATAATACCTCCACAAGCGCATTTAGAACCCACAGAACCGGATTTACTTGCCCAGGTTGATTTAAGTCAGAGTCTTTCAGAAGTAGACTACGAGGAGCAATTAGCTAGAGAACAGATACAACTGCGTCAGCTACAATTAAGCATCCACAAACATCAAATTCCTGTATTAGTACTATTTGAAGGTTGGGACGCAGCAGGTAAAGGTGGGGCTATTAAGCGTTTAACTGATATCCTCGATCCCCGGAGTTACTTCGTCCATCCCTTTGCTGCACCTTCAGATGAAGAAAAAGCTCATCATTACCTCTGGCGATTTTGGCGACGATTACCCACAGTTGGGACAATTGGTATTTTTGATCGTTCTTGGTATGGGCGCGTTTTAGTTGAGCGAGTCGAAGGATTCGCGCTAGAAACCGAGTGGCGCAGAGCCTATCAAGAAATTAACGAATTTGAAGCCCAATTAACTAGTGCAGGTTACGTTTTAGTCAAGTTATGGCTACACATTAGCCCCGAGGAACAACTGAGGCGCTTCACTGAACGCCAAAACGATTTATTTAAACAGTACAAACTCACCGATGAAGACTGGCGCAATCGCGAAAAGTGGCCTTACTACGAAGTAGCAGTTAATCAAGCAATTCAACGTACTACCACCCCAACTGCGCCTTGGACAATCGTTGCAGCTAATAATAAATACTATGCCAGAGTCAAGGTAGTAGAAACTGTTGTAAATGCTATTCAAGCAGAAATTAAACGCCGCAAAAAAGCGAATCGTTTTAGTTAA
- a CDS encoding BPSL0067 family protein, which translates to MLDNLEFRIDSSCQKLNNASNFLDNNSLNLLQPDWKDFGSQKLLTLAGETLINAWQNQNNPISAMVYATGSIFKSNFAANAHIAFGEAFDVNKAETLGTEILGGNYGVLPDVQFLSNAQMNGALGAYAKSTNTIYINSGFLTENADNPIAIGRVIVEEEGHFLDAYANSTDSPGDEGEILAGLVEGKIFNEGELIPLKAEDDSSVFTINGQSVSVELASPSDFGINLNSNSYTKAGGNIFRYDVLDQCTEFAYGRALEKGLINPNSGVGAKIRGNAGLWDDQAGSWSNQAKANSFVVWDANQGGAGSVGHVAFVERVNANGSFVISEFNWNYGDGKFNSRTINPGTSAFNTAKFIHLDSTIIANSNEARDKVSNFYRDILGREPDANGLQSWLDALSKDKTLAQVRSGFGHSDEAKAKVTAFYRDILGREPDANGLQSWLDALSKDKTLAQVRSGFGYSNEARGKVTAFYRDILGREPDANGLQSWLDALSKDKTLAQVRSGFGYSNEARGKVTAFYRDILGREPDANGLQSWLDALSKDKTLAQVRSGFGHSDEAKAKVTAFYRDILRREPDANGLQSWLDGLGRDMTLAQVRSSIANSNEARRLGGSPKGLMATSDNLTKLLNGQFNGQYIDVDNTGYNTGKNGAFTLYQCWDFVALVTNTTSMSTSNWKKGANIIENRKVELGTAIATFGSNGKYEGHTAIFAGYGTENGVSGFYVWDQNWDGSSVQKHFIRTDRSGTSDADNYYVVQV; encoded by the coding sequence ATGCTTGACAATCTGGAATTTCGCATCGATTCTTCTTGCCAAAAATTGAATAATGCATCAAATTTTCTAGATAATAATTCGCTAAATCTTTTACAACCCGATTGGAAAGACTTCGGTTCACAGAAACTTTTGACCTTAGCAGGTGAGACTCTCATCAACGCATGGCAAAACCAAAATAATCCAATCTCAGCAATGGTTTATGCTACTGGGAGTATTTTTAAAAGTAACTTTGCTGCTAATGCTCACATTGCCTTCGGAGAGGCGTTTGATGTTAATAAAGCAGAAACATTAGGTACTGAGATTTTGGGTGGAAACTATGGTGTATTGCCAGATGTGCAATTTCTCTCTAATGCTCAGATGAATGGTGCATTAGGTGCATACGCTAAAAGTACAAACACTATTTACATTAACAGTGGTTTTCTGACAGAAAATGCAGATAACCCAATCGCTATAGGCAGAGTTATTGTCGAAGAAGAAGGACACTTTTTAGATGCTTACGCTAATTCTACTGACTCCCCTGGCGATGAAGGTGAGATATTAGCGGGACTGGTAGAGGGCAAAATCTTCAATGAGGGTGAACTCATCCCATTAAAAGCTGAGGACGACTCTTCTGTTTTCACAATTAACGGACAATCAGTATCTGTTGAACTTGCCTCTCCTTCGGATTTTGGCATCAATTTAAACTCTAATTCTTACACAAAAGCAGGCGGTAATATATTCAGGTATGATGTGCTTGATCAGTGTACAGAATTTGCCTATGGACGTGCTCTAGAGAAAGGCTTAATCAATCCAAATAGTGGCGTTGGTGCAAAAATTCGTGGCAATGCGGGGCTATGGGATGATCAAGCAGGCTCTTGGAGTAACCAAGCCAAAGCCAATAGCTTCGTAGTGTGGGATGCTAATCAAGGCGGTGCAGGTAGTGTTGGACACGTCGCTTTTGTAGAGCGTGTCAATGCTAACGGTTCTTTCGTGATTTCTGAATTCAACTGGAATTACGGCGATGGCAAATTCAATTCTCGCACGATCAATCCAGGAACAAGCGCTTTTAACACTGCTAAATTCATTCACTTAGACAGTACTATCATTGCCAATAGTAATGAAGCTAGAGATAAAGTCAGCAATTTCTATCGTGATATTCTCGGTCGAGAACCTGATGCTAATGGACTACAAAGTTGGCTAGATGCTTTGAGTAAAGATAAAACATTAGCTCAAGTCCGTTCTGGTTTTGGACATAGTGATGAAGCCAAAGCAAAAGTCACTGCTTTCTATCGTGATATTCTCGGTCGAGAACCTGATGCTAATGGACTACAAAGTTGGCTAGATGCTTTGAGTAAAGATAAAACATTAGCTCAAGTCCGTTCTGGTTTTGGATATAGTAATGAAGCCAGAGGAAAAGTCACTGCTTTCTATCGTGATATTCTCGGTCGAGAACCTGATGCTAATGGACTACAAAGTTGGCTAGATGCTTTGAGTAAAGATAAAACATTAGCTCAAGTCCGTTCTGGTTTTGGATATAGTAATGAAGCCAGAGGAAAAGTCACTGCTTTCTATCGTGATATTCTCGGTCGAGAACCTGATGCTAATGGACTACAAAGTTGGCTAGATGCTTTGAGTAAAGATAAAACATTAGCTCAAGTCCGTTCTGGTTTTGGACATAGTGATGAAGCCAAAGCAAAAGTCACTGCTTTCTATCGTGATATTTTACGTCGAGAACCTGATGCTAATGGACTACAAAGTTGGCTAGATGGATTGGGTAGAGATATGACATTAGCTCAAGTTCGCTCTAGTATTGCTAATAGTAATGAAGCAAGACGTTTAGGTGGATCACCTAAAGGTTTGATGGCTACTTCCGATAACCTAACAAAACTTTTGAATGGACAGTTCAATGGTCAATACATTGATGTAGATAATACTGGATATAACACTGGTAAAAATGGAGCATTTACACTTTATCAATGTTGGGATTTTGTTGCTCTCGTAACCAACACGACAAGCATGAGTACTAGCAATTGGAAAAAAGGAGCAAATATAATTGAAAATCGCAAGGTTGAGCTGGGTACAGCCATTGCAACTTTTGGATCTAATGGCAAATATGAAGGTCATACTGCAATTTTTGCTGGTTATGGAACTGAGAATGGAGTATCAGGCTTCTATGTATGGGATCAGAATTGGGATGGTTCTTCTGTCCAGAAACACTTTATTAGAACTGACCGCTCAGGAACTAGTGATGCAGACAACTACTATGTTGTTCAGGTTTAA
- the ppsA gene encoding phosphoenolpyruvate synthase, with product MVTVAKNTLSVDAKERSLILWFDEVGIADIPLVGGKNASLGEMIQQLTPKGVNVPMGFATTAYAYRYFIESAGLEAKLRELFADLDVEDVKNLQERGKKARSLLMHTPFPPELRSAIANAYASLCESYNADTDVAVRSSATAEDLPDASFAGQQETYLNVVGAAGVLGACHRCFASLFTDRAISYRHTKGFDHFSVALAVGVQKMVRSDLASAGVMFSIETESGFKDAALITAAYGLGENVVQGTVNPDEYYVFKPTLKAGFSPIVDKKLGSKELKMVYDDGSKFTKNVLVPPSERSKFVLNDEEILQLARWACAIEDHYSHVHGHYTPMDIEWAKDGITNQLFIVQARPETVQSQKLGNVLRSYRLLLGTGEWGLGAGEKSFQSLIHNPELPVPLVTGRAIGEAISQGKVSLILDVHKIDQFQAGDVLVTDRTDPDWEPIMKRASAIITNSGGRTCHAAIIARELGVPAIVGCGNATEILKTGQEVTISCAEGEEGRVYPGLLPFEVKEVPLENLPRTRTQILMNVGNPQEAFSLSAIPNDGVGLARTEFIIANQIQIHPMALVHYDNLKDEFVKAKIGEITALYEDKPQYFIDKLAQGIGRIAAAFYPKTVIVRMSDFKSNEYANLLGGQQFEPHEENPMLGWRGAARYYDEGYRDAFALECYAIKRVREEMGLTNVIPMIPFCRTPEEGRLVLAEMATNGLQQGVNGLQVYVMCELPNNVIMAEEFAEVFDGFSIGSNDLTQLTLGLDRDSALVARLFDERIPGVKRMVKMAIEAAKQYNRKIGICGQAPSDYPEFAQFLVEQGIDSISLNPDSVLKTMLEIAKVEENQR from the coding sequence ATGGTAACAGTAGCTAAAAATACTTTGTCTGTTGATGCCAAAGAGCGATCGCTGATCCTTTGGTTTGATGAGGTGGGGATTGCGGATATTCCCTTAGTAGGCGGGAAAAATGCCTCACTAGGGGAGATGATTCAACAGTTGACACCCAAAGGCGTTAATGTGCCTATGGGGTTTGCTACTACTGCTTATGCGTATCGTTATTTCATCGAGTCTGCGGGGTTAGAAGCCAAGCTACGAGAACTATTTGCGGATTTGGATGTGGAGGATGTCAAAAATTTACAAGAACGGGGTAAAAAAGCGCGATCGCTATTAATGCATACACCATTTCCCCCAGAATTGCGGAGTGCGATCGCCAATGCCTATGCCAGTTTGTGTGAGTCTTACAATGCAGATACAGATGTCGCTGTCCGTTCTAGCGCTACGGCGGAAGACTTACCCGATGCAAGTTTTGCTGGACAACAGGAAACTTACCTCAACGTTGTGGGTGCGGCGGGGGTTTTAGGCGCTTGTCATCGGTGCTTTGCTTCCCTATTTACCGATCGCGCTATTTCTTATCGTCATACTAAAGGTTTTGACCATTTTAGTGTGGCTCTAGCTGTGGGCGTGCAAAAAATGGTGCGATCGGATTTAGCATCTGCTGGGGTGATGTTCTCCATTGAAACGGAATCTGGCTTTAAGGATGCGGCGTTAATTACTGCTGCTTACGGCTTAGGTGAAAATGTTGTACAGGGAACAGTCAATCCCGATGAATATTATGTGTTTAAACCAACTTTAAAAGCTGGTTTTAGCCCAATTGTCGATAAAAAATTGGGTAGTAAAGAATTAAAAATGGTCTATGACGACGGCTCAAAATTTACGAAAAATGTCCTGGTTCCTCCCAGCGAAAGAAGTAAATTTGTCCTCAACGATGAGGAGATTTTACAACTAGCGCGTTGGGCTTGTGCGATTGAAGACCATTATTCTCACGTGCACGGCCATTACACCCCAATGGATATAGAGTGGGCAAAAGATGGCATTACTAATCAATTATTTATCGTCCAAGCACGTCCAGAAACTGTGCAATCACAGAAGTTAGGTAACGTGTTGCGAAGTTATCGCTTGTTGTTGGGGACTGGGGAATGGGGGCTAGGGGCTGGGGAAAAATCTTTCCAATCCCTCATCCATAATCCTGAATTACCTGTCCCTTTGGTAACTGGACGTGCGATTGGGGAAGCAATTAGTCAAGGAAAAGTCAGCCTGATTTTAGATGTGCATAAAATTGACCAGTTCCAAGCTGGGGATGTGTTAGTTACCGATAGAACCGACCCCGACTGGGAACCGATTATGAAACGGGCTAGTGCAATTATCACTAACTCTGGGGGTCGCACCTGTCATGCAGCGATTATTGCGCGAGAATTGGGTGTACCTGCAATTGTCGGTTGCGGAAATGCGACGGAAATCTTAAAAACTGGGCAAGAAGTAACGATTTCTTGTGCGGAAGGAGAAGAAGGAAGGGTTTACCCCGGATTATTACCCTTTGAAGTCAAAGAAGTTCCCTTAGAAAACTTACCCCGCACGCGCACGCAAATTTTAATGAATGTGGGTAATCCCCAAGAAGCATTTAGCTTATCTGCTATTCCTAATGATGGTGTAGGTTTAGCCAGGACAGAATTTATTATCGCCAATCAAATCCAAATTCATCCTATGGCTTTAGTCCATTATGACAATTTAAAAGATGAATTTGTCAAAGCTAAAATTGGCGAAATTACTGCACTTTATGAGGATAAACCCCAATATTTTATCGATAAATTAGCTCAAGGTATCGGCAGAATTGCTGCTGCATTTTATCCGAAAACCGTCATCGTGCGGATGTCAGATTTTAAAAGTAATGAATACGCCAATCTTTTAGGTGGTCAACAATTTGAACCCCATGAAGAAAACCCGATGTTAGGTTGGCGCGGGGCAGCACGTTACTATGATGAAGGTTATAGAGACGCGTTTGCTTTAGAATGTTACGCCATTAAACGCGTTAGGGAAGAGATGGGTTTAACCAATGTCATCCCGATGATTCCCTTCTGTCGTACTCCCGAAGAAGGACGTTTAGTATTAGCGGAAATGGCAACAAACGGCTTACAGCAAGGTGTAAATGGCTTACAAGTTTATGTGATGTGCGAGTTACCCAATAACGTAATCATGGCGGAAGAATTCGCGGAGGTTTTTGACGGCTTTTCGATTGGTTCCAATGACTTAACTCAGCTAACGCTAGGATTAGACAGAGATTCCGCCTTAGTAGCGCGATTATTTGATGAGCGGATTCCTGGTGTCAAACGCATGGTAAAAATGGCCATCGAAGCGGCAAAACAGTATAATCGCAAAATTGGGATTTGTGGGCAAGCACCCAGCGACTACCCAGAATTTGCTCAGTTCTTAGTAGAACAAGGCATAGATTCGATTAGTTTGAATCCAGATTCAGTATTAAAAACAATGTTAGAAATTGCCAAAGTGGAGGAGAATCAGCGTTAA
- a CDS encoding alpha-amylase family glycosyl hydrolase, with the protein MVQTPPSQFSPEQYKVDAPNQEVENIIQSPPSETEINLEFLYTRDIEFRQETIYFLVVDRFHDGDPDNSEGINSELYDPTGQDWGKYWGGDLQGVIDKLDYLKNMGVTAIWLTPLFEQVEELFVGNAAIHGYWTKDFKRLNPRFIAKDENPSLNATQETKDTTFDRLIAEMHKRNMKLILDIVCNHSTPDTSGSKGELYDDGVKIADFNDDVNHWYHHYGEVQNWEDDWQVQNCELAGLATFNENNSEYREYIKSAIKQWLDRGVDALRVDTVKHMPIWFWQEFTGDMCNHKPDVFIFGEWIYSSPSDDRSVEFANNSGMTILDFGLCVAIRAALAQGSENGFHTIQYIFDQDHRYSGATELITFIDNHDMSRFQSLNPDPAMLKVAIALIMTCRGIPCIYYGTEQYLHNDTDGGNDPYNRPMMENWDTDTEIYRYVRLLSGLRRLNPAISMGSHWQKYLTEDVYCYVRRYRDSLCFVALNRGGEVTLESVETELPDGEHTCIVTRNKYEVKDGKIHNLVLAERGVIVFSHVGERIKAQTIVRVQLNGVQTLPGETIVVTGDCPELGNWDISKAYPLEYINTNTWFAEIPFDESTGKLISYKYAMWREGRSPLRENTVPRRWVIAKEGTVKWRDTWTSGRES; encoded by the coding sequence ATGGTACAGACTCCCCCATCTCAATTTTCTCCAGAGCAATACAAAGTAGATGCACCCAATCAAGAAGTAGAAAATATTATTCAATCGCCACCTAGCGAGACAGAAATTAATTTAGAATTTCTCTACACTAGGGATATTGAATTTCGTCAAGAAACTATTTACTTTCTTGTAGTTGATCGCTTTCATGATGGCGATCCAGATAATAGCGAAGGTATTAACTCGGAACTCTATGACCCCACTGGGCAAGACTGGGGTAAATACTGGGGTGGCGATTTACAAGGTGTAATTGATAAATTAGACTATTTGAAAAATATGGGAGTAACAGCTATATGGCTAACTCCTTTATTTGAGCAAGTTGAAGAATTATTTGTTGGTAATGCTGCCATACATGGCTATTGGACAAAAGACTTTAAGCGGCTTAATCCTCGATTCATTGCTAAAGATGAAAACCCTTCTTTAAACGCTACTCAAGAGACAAAAGATACAACTTTTGACCGCTTAATTGCAGAAATGCATAAGCGTAACATGAAGTTAATACTAGATATTGTTTGTAACCATAGCACTCCAGATACAAGTGGTAGCAAAGGCGAATTATATGATGATGGCGTGAAAATTGCTGACTTTAATGATGATGTTAATCATTGGTATCATCACTACGGTGAAGTGCAAAACTGGGAAGACGATTGGCAAGTACAAAATTGCGAATTAGCTGGTCTAGCAACCTTTAATGAAAATAATAGCGAATACCGTGAATATATCAAGTCAGCGATTAAACAATGGCTAGATAGGGGTGTAGATGCTTTGCGGGTAGATACTGTTAAGCATATGCCGATTTGGTTTTGGCAAGAATTCACTGGTGATATGTGCAATCACAAGCCAGATGTCTTTATTTTTGGCGAATGGATTTATAGTAGTCCCAGTGACGATCGCTCTGTGGAATTTGCCAATAATTCTGGGATGACAATTCTAGACTTTGGGTTATGTGTAGCAATTAGAGCCGCATTAGCTCAAGGTTCAGAAAACGGTTTCCATACCATTCAATATATCTTTGACCAAGACCATCGCTACAGTGGCGCTACAGAGTTAATTACCTTTATCGATAACCACGATATGTCTCGCTTCCAATCGCTGAACCCCGATCCAGCGATGTTAAAGGTAGCGATCGCTCTCATTATGACTTGTCGTGGTATTCCCTGCATCTATTACGGCACAGAACAATATCTGCATAACGATACCGATGGCGGTAACGATCCCTATAATCGCCCAATGATGGAAAATTGGGATACTGATACAGAAATTTACCGTTACGTCAGATTATTATCTGGTTTGCGGCGATTAAACCCAGCCATATCAATGGGTAGCCACTGGCAAAAATACTTAACTGAAGATGTTTATTGCTACGTACGCCGTTATCGTGATTCTTTGTGCTTTGTCGCATTGAATCGCGGGGGAGAAGTCACTCTAGAATCAGTCGAAACAGAACTACCAGATGGCGAACATACTTGTATAGTCACTCGTAACAAGTATGAAGTCAAAGACGGCAAAATTCACAACTTAGTACTTGCAGAACGGGGAGTGATTGTTTTTAGCCACGTTGGCGAAAGAATCAAAGCCCAAACAATTGTCCGCGTACAATTAAATGGCGTACAAACTCTACCAGGTGAAACCATTGTAGTTACCGGGGATTGTCCAGAGTTGGGTAACTGGGATATTAGCAAAGCCTATCCCCTAGAGTACATCAACACCAACACCTGGTTTGCAGAGATTCCCTTTGATGAGAGTACCGGTAAGTTAATTAGTTATAAATATGCCATGTGGCGCGAAGGGCGATCGCCCCTGCGCGAGAATACCGTTCCTCGTCGCTGGGTAATTGCCAAAGAAGGTACTGTGAAATGGCGTGATACCTGGACTTCGGGAAGAGAATCGTAG
- a CDS encoding DUF4351 domain-containing protein has product MIDHDQLFKKLLENFFPEFIELFFPDITNYWERDSIEFLPQEVFTDITVGTKKIVDLLVRASFRNQDSLFIIHTEHQSSSESDFNARMFTYFARLHEKYALPIYPIVLYSHDSPLTREPNIYTVEFPGWKVLEFNYRVIQLNQLNWRDFVNTPNPVASALISKMRMDKQERPTVKLLSLQLLVSLGLNPAQIELISQFVDVYLELNTQEEAIFQSQLATIEPAQEEEVMEIVTSWERRASQREAVTMVLRQLNRRVGALTPLLQERIQQLSTPQLEDLGEALLDFSAIADLENWLIAHEN; this is encoded by the coding sequence ATGATTGACCATGACCAATTATTCAAAAAGCTCTTAGAAAACTTCTTTCCTGAGTTCATAGAGCTATTTTTCCCCGATATTACTAACTACTGGGAACGTGACAGCATCGAATTTCTACCCCAAGAGGTGTTTACAGATATCACTGTGGGGACAAAGAAAATAGTTGATTTACTTGTCCGGGCATCTTTTCGCAATCAAGATTCATTATTTATCATCCATACCGAACATCAATCATCTAGTGAATCTGATTTTAATGCGCGGATGTTCACCTATTTTGCACGTCTACACGAAAAATATGCCTTGCCAATTTACCCGATTGTCTTATATTCTCACGACTCACCCCTAACCCGCGAACCAAACATTTACACCGTTGAGTTTCCTGGTTGGAAAGTCCTAGAATTTAACTATAGGGTAATTCAATTAAACCAACTCAATTGGCGCGATTTTGTCAATACACCCAATCCAGTTGCAAGTGCTTTAATCTCAAAAATGCGGATGGACAAACAAGAACGTCCCACCGTGAAATTATTGTCATTACAGTTACTTGTAAGTTTGGGACTCAATCCCGCACAAATTGAGCTAATTTCCCAATTTGTTGATGTTTACTTGGAATTAAACACTCAGGAAGAAGCCATTTTCCAATCACAACTTGCTACCATTGAACCAGCACAGGAGGAAGAAGTTATGGAGATTGTCACAAGTTGGGAACGTAGAGCAAGTCAGAGGGAAGCTGTAACGATGGTTCTGCGACAACTCAATCGTCGTGTCGGTGCGTTAACTCCCCTGTTACAGGAACGGATTCAACAGCTATCAACCCCTCAGTTAGAAGATTTGGGTGAAGCCTTGTTAGATTTTAGTGCGATCGCCGACTTAGAAAACTGGTTGATTGCTCATGAAAATTGA